From the genome of Gemmatimonadota bacterium:
TGGTGTTCTCCGGTGACATCGGCCGGCCCGGTCTGTCGATCATTCGTGACCCGGTAGTGCCGGAGGGGGCGGACGTTGTGATCATGGAATCGACGTACGGCAACCGTGATCATGAGACCGTAGTCGACGCACGGGCTCAGCTTGCCGCGGTCGTGCGGGATACGGCAGCGCGTGGCGGCCGGGTTCTGATTCCCTCGTTCGCCGTCGGGCGCACGCAGGAGCTGCTCTACAACCTGAATGGACTTTCACGGGAGGGGGCGATTCCCCCGATTCCGATTTACGTGGACAGCCCGCTCGCGACCGACACCACCACGGTATTCGAGCTGCATCCGGAGGTGTTCGACCACACGGAAGATCTGGTGAACAAGGCGAAGAACCTATTCCAGTTTCCGCAGGTGCACTTCACGCGGAGCGTGGAGGAGTCAAAGGCGCTGAACACAGCGCACGGGCCAATGGTGATCATCGCCGCGTCGGGAATGGTGGAAGCAGGCCGCATCCTGCACCATCTGGTGCAGGGGGCTGGGGATCCCAAGAACACGATTCTATTCGTGGGTTATCAGGCCGAGGGAACGCTTGGCAGGAGAATCGAGGCGAGCCCGCCTACGGTGCGTATTTATGGGGATGATATTCCATTGCGGGCCGAGGTGAAGATCATCGATGGGTACAGCGCCCACGCCGATCGGGCGGAGCTGACAGCATGGATCGACGGTGTGAAGGCGACATCGCCCCAACTGAGCGAAATATTTCTGGTGCACGGAGAGGCGGACGTACAGGACGTCTTCAAGACAGCGCTAACTGCGAAGGGGTACATGGTAGAATGCCCGGAACCCCGTGTAAAGCGAACGGTCTGACATGGTAAGATCCCGGTACGCCGCTCTACGGCTGCTCTCTGTGGCTACCGCCGCCGCAGTGGTGTTTGCTGCGACGGGTGGTGCGCAGTCCATACCGCGCATTCCATTCGAGAAGTACACGCTGCCAAACGGGTTGGAGGTGATCCTTCATCAGGATCACACGACGCCGATGATAGCGGTGGATACGTGGTATCATGTCGGTTCGGGGGACGAGAAGCCAGGTCATACAGGGTTCGCACATCTCTTCGAGCATCTGATGTTCATGGGGTCGCAGCACGTGCCTACCGGACAGTTCGACCAGCTTCTGGAAGGTGCGGGCGCGAACAACAACGGCTCGACCACAGAGGATCGTACGAACTATTACGAAACGATGCCGTCGAACGCACTCCCCCTGGCGCTGTATCTCGATAGCGATCGAATGGGCTTCCTGCTTCCGGCTCTGGACAGCGCGAAGGTGGATTTGCAGAGGGACGTGGTGAAGAATGAACGCCGCCAACGTGTGGACAACGTGCCGTACGGAAAGTCGGACGAAACGATTCTGGCAGCGTTGTATCCGAAAGGCCATCCGTATTCGTGGCCTGTGATCGGGTCGATGGCGGATCTCTCTGCGGCGACGCTCGCGGACGTCAAGAATTTCTTCAGGACGTATTACGCACCGAACAACGCGACACTGGTTATCGCCGGGGATTTCAACATCGATTCGGCGAAGGCGTTGGTGAAGCATTACTTCGGTGACATCCCGCGTGGTCCACAGATTCCGTCGAGGCCATCGCCGGCACCGGTTGTGATCCCGCGTGACACATTTCTGGTGTTGCAGGACAGGGTTCAGCTCCCACGGGTGTACTATACCTGGCCGTCGGTGAAAAACTTCGCGCACGATGACGCGGCGCTGAACGTGCTTGCCTCGGTACTAGCTGAGGGCAAGAACTCGCGGCTGTACAAGCGGCTCGTTTACGACATGCAGATCGCCCAGGATGTGAATGCATATCAGAACGGCGAGCATCTGGCGGGTTACTTCCAGATCATCGTGACACCGAGAAAGGGAATTGCACCGGCCAGAATCGACTCGCTGGTTCGTGAGGAGCTCGTCAAGCTGCAAAAGGACGGAATAACCGCGCGCGAACTGGCGCGTGTGCAGAACTCCACGCGGTCCGATTTTCTCAGATCGCTTGCCACGGATCTCGGCAAAGCCGAGCTGTTGAATCAGTACAATTACTTCGTGGGAGATCCGGACTATGTGCAACGTGATGCAGCCAGATATGACGCTGTGACCAGAGCTGACGTTCAACGTGTTGCACGGATGTACCTCGGCAAGCCGAAAGTCGTGTTGACGGTTGTGCCAGACGGGATGACAGCACTGATGGTCAAGGGAGGGGGAGGGTCCAGATGAGATATCGTATCCCGAGCACCATCGCAGGAGCGATCCTCGTCGTACTCGCGGCGACCATGCCGGTGATGGCGCAGGCGCCGGTCGATCGCAGCAAGCCGCCGGAGCTTGGTCCTCCCCCGGCGTTGCACATACCGCCTGTCGTGGTGCGTGAGCTTGCGAACGGACTCAAGCTGATGGTTGTAGAGCGCCACAATCTGCCCGTAGCTGATTTCGTTCTCGTGATTCCTTCCGGGGCGACAGCGAATCCGGCGGATCGGGCCGGTGCCGCGGATCTCGTCGCGAACATGCTGACGGAAGGGACGACCAGTCGTAGTGCGCTGCAGATCGCGGATCAAACCGCTTATCTGGGCATCTCGTTGTTCAGCTCGAGCGGATGGGACGCGACGACGGTTCGACTGTCGACACCAACAGCGCAACTGGACAGTGCGCTCGCGTTGTTCGCAGACGTAGCGTTGCACCCGTCGTTCCCACCGACCGAGTTTGCGCGTGTGAAGCAGGAGCGACTGACCGCGCTGCTCCAGTTGAAGGACAGAGGTCCAGCGATAGCGAACCTTGTGTATCCAACGCTTCTGTACGGAAAGGACAATCCTTACGGTCGTTCGGTGGTAGGCACGGATGCGTCGGTGGGTGCAATGACCGTGACGGATCTCAGCACTTTCTACCACCACCATTTCGCTCCGAATGGTGCGACGCTCGTTGCCGTAGGCGATGTAACGCCGGCGGAGGTTGAACAGAAGGTGAGCGCGTTGTTCAGCGGATGGGCGCGCGAGACTGTACCAACTACAGATGTGGGTGCTGGCCTTCCTGCGCTGGCGACGACGATTTATCTGATAGACAAGCCCGGTGCCGCGCAGTCGTCGTTCAGGATCGGCTCCGTGGGGGTGGCGCGGTCTACGGCCGACTACTTCCCGATCCAGGTGATGAACACGGCGCTCGGTGGGTCGTTCACCAGCCGTCTGAACCAGGTGCTGCGTGAGGACAAGGGTTATACGTATGGCGCGTCGTCCAGGTTCGACATGCGGAAGCATGGCGGGCTGTTCGTCGCGTCGGCGGAGATTGTATCGGCGAAGTCGGATTCCGCGCTAGTAGATTTCATGCAGCAATTGAAGGCCATTCGGGATACGATCCCAGCGACGGAGCTGAGCAAGACAAAGCGCTACCTTCAACTGGAGTTGCCGAGCGCGTTCGAAACCACAGGCCAGATCGCGACACGTCTGGGTGACGTCGCGCTATATGGCCTGCCGCTCGACTACTACAATCACGTTGTCGACCGGATCGGCGCGGTTACACAGGGTGAAGCCCAGCAAGTGGCGGAGAAATACATCGACCCGTCGCATCTGACCGTGTTGATTGTGGGAGACAGAAAGACAATCGAAGGGCCAATCAGAGCGCTCAACATCGGACCGATCGTATTTCGTGATACGAATGGCAACCCGGTTCAATAATCAGTGAGGGGCCAGGAGCACCTATGTCGAGGAGAATCACCTCAGGGGTAGCAGTAATGTCACTGCTTCTGACGGCGGGATGCAAGCAGGCTGAGAATTCACATGCACCGCCGCGAAGCGCGTCTGAAGCAGCAGGAGCTGCTGCGGCATCTCGCGACAGTGTGGCGATTCGAACGACTGACGGTTCCATACAACTTGGGCTGGCACGTGACACCGTTTACATGGGACTTACGGATTCGGTGTTAGCGGTGGCGCGGACGGACATGGCGCGCGACACGGAGGAAACGAAGAGTGTCATCGCGGGTACAATCGAGCGATTCGTCAAGAAGCGTGTGAGCTCCGCGCTGGAGACGCGACTGAAGTATCCACTTGCCGATCTGGACAGTGTTACGTACAACGGGGGAGCCATCAAGTTCGCGTATCGGGACAAGCGGCGCATGGGGTTCGAGGATGTAACTCAGAACGGTCACAAGGCATTGCAGTCCTTCACGCCGGATGATGCGCAACACTTCGTCAGCGTAGTCAACTCCGCGATTCGTGAGAGTCGGGCTTCCTTCCAATGACATCGATGATTCAGGATATGCGGTACCCGATCGGACGATTCAAGTATGACGGTGACTCGTCCCGTGAAGCAATCGATCGCTCGATTGCCGACATCGCCCGATTGCCGGCTCTGCTGCGCGCATCAGTCGATGGATTGAGTACCGATCAACTGAATACGCCATATCGTGAAGGAGGCTGGACGGTAAGGGAAGTGGTGCATCACGTTCCCGACAGCCACATGAACGCATACGTACGCTGCAAGCTTGCTCTGACCGAGCAATCACCGTTGGTGAAACCGTATGACGAAGCTGCCTGGTCCAGGCTTGGCGACGTAAAAGCTGTGCCGATAGACGTATCGCTGGTACTTCTCGAAGCTCTTCACACCAGATGGGTAGCGCTATTAGAGTCCTTGTCAGATGCCGACTTCGAGCGCAGCTACGTTCATCCTGAGCAGCAGCGCCAGGTGCCACTGCGAGAAGTTGTAGCGTTGTATGCATGGCATGGCCGGCATCATACGGCACACATATCGTCATTGCGTGAGCGAAACGGGTGGGCCTGACGCAGCGATTTGCGTTGGCAGTCGTTGCATTACTGTTCGCAACCTCGTCGCCCGGTATCGCGCAGGGCATCAAAGTTCCCTCAGTAGCTCCAACTCCAGCTGACGATTCACTCTATCGTCTCGTGGTCGATCCGGCGACGCACGAAGGCGAGACCACACATCCCATTGCAGATCTGGCGACAGTAACGGTCGAGAGCGATGGGCGGGTTCTCAAGACCTTCCGGCGGGTCATTCAGGTTTTGACGGATGCTGGTGCATCGCAGCTGCGCGAGCAGCAGTTCGGGTACGTCCCGGGGCATCAGAGCTTCGACGTGCACTGGATTCGAGTAGTGCGGCCGAATGGATCCGTCATCAGCGCGGCTCCGACGCAGATTCAGGAGTCCGACGTTCCCGCACCCGTATCGACGTCACCGATCTACAGTGATCAGAAAGTTGTGCGCATGTCTCTTTCCGGCATTGCAGTCGGGACCATTCTAGACGTGGAATTCACGGTCGAGGAGCGCAAGCCAGTATTGAAGGATGACTTTGCGCAGACATACGTATTTACTCCTGGTGTATCGATAGGGAGAGCGCGGTTGGTTCTGGATGTGCCGTCTTCGATGAAGCCTCTGATTCGAGAGGAGAATCTCGATTTCAAGCACATCATGCATACGTCGGGCGGGCGAACGCGGTATATGTGGTCACGTGACACGACGCCAAAGGTGCGGCCGGAGCCCTTTGCCTCCGACTCGAATGGTGTGGTGATGCGCGTTCGTATCGGAGGCCCGCTCAGCTGGAACGACGTATCTCACTGGTACGCGGATCTCGCACGTGACCGGTACAAGGCGACAGCCACACTCAGCAGGACTGTAGACTCTCTTGTAGCCGGCGCAAAGACACGAGATGATTCCATTCGGGCCGTTCACAGGTGGGTCGCTCAGGATATCAGATATGTCGGCATAGAGCTCGGAATTGGCGGCTATCAGCCGCGCGTGCCTGAGACTGTGATAGCCACCGGTTATGGCGACTGCAAGGACAAGGCTACATTGTTCGTTGCCGCACTGACGCATCTGGGCATACGTGCATATCCGGTGTTGTTGAGCATCAATGCAACCGCTCGGCGCGATCTACCGACACCGCAGCAGTTCAATCATGAGATTGCGGCTGTCGCGCTCAGCTCCGGTGGGTATCGGTTCGTAGATCTCACCTCTTCGTTCAACGCGTACGGGGAGCTACCACGCAGCATTCAGGGTGGATTCGGCCTCCTGGTCTTTCCCGATGGGCGGAATGAAGAGGTAACGATACCAGTGGACGCACCCGCATCGGATGTTCAGACTACTGCAATTACCGGAACGTTGTCGGCCGATGGGAAATTCGAAGGCCATTATGTAGAAACGGCTGTAGGGTCGATCGCGGCTGCGATGCGGGCATCGTTCGCATCACCGCTAGATTCCACACAACGAGTGAATGCCGCACGCACAGTTGCGCGCAAGTATTTCTCGAACGCTGATGGAGATTCGCTATTGGCGTTCAATGGGAAGGACTACGCGGCGCCGGCCCGCGTGAGCGTTCGAATCATCAATGCGGACGCGACGACAAAAGCAGGCACGGTAGAGCTGCTGAACAACCCATTCGCCAGTTTTGCGAAAATGACGACGGCCGCTGACGACATTGCGCGGCTTCCGACCCGGCGTTTCCCGATCGACGCGTCGAAGATCGTGGGACGATTGACCGGGATCTCGGAGTTTCGTGTGACACTTCCTGAAGGCTGGCGCGCTCGGCTTCCAGTCAATGTGACGGCGACGAGTGTATTCGGCAGCTATACGGCGACATACTCTCAGGATGGCCGCGATCTACTCATCGATCGCCGCATCGTCGGCGGGACGGGGATATACCCGCCGAGTCGCGTGGATGAACTTGTAACTTGGTTGCGCGCGATTGGTCGTGATGATACCAAGTTCATCGTCCTGGAAAAGCCGGCGAACTGAGAGCTACGATGTCAGTCGGATCTCTCATCAGCTGATTTGAGATGTCGGGGGAACGTCCGGCGTGGAGGTAACGCGCGCGCCTTCTGCAACGAGGGGGGCGACGAAATTGAAACTGTCCAGGATCAGCTTGCCAACCGGACCCTGGCTCATGTCCACGTCAAAGCGGGTGACCGAGCAATTGGCCACCTCGTTCTCGCGATCGATCTTCAGTATCTCTTCCTCGGTGAGGCTTTCGACGATGTAGCGCATGCAGAGCACGACGACCGAGTGTGCTACGACGAGAATGCGCTCGCCATGGTACTCCCGGGACATCATCTCGAAGGCGCTTCTCAGCCGTAGAATCACGTCGCACCAACTCTCGCCACCCGGCGGGCGGTGATAGAACTTTCCGAGTGATGTACGGAACGCAGCCTGCTCCGGAAAGCGCTCGGCGATTCCGTACCGTGTCAGGCC
Proteins encoded in this window:
- a CDS encoding MBL fold metallo-hydrolase — translated: MEIEFYGAAREVTGSCHILRVNGKVVILDCGMFQGRRSESTAKNKTLPVAIAEIDAVVLSHAHIDHSGRLPYLVRKGYSKSIFATSATRDLCAVMLADSAHIQESDAKHLAKNHKQFVEPLYTMQDAVRTQDLIIGIPYNKTFDVVPGVRCTYIDAGHILGSASVLLDITEHGKTRRLVFSGDIGRPGLSIIRDPVVPEGADVVIMESTYGNRDHETVVDARAQLAAVVRDTAARGGRVLIPSFAVGRTQELLYNLNGLSREGAIPPIPIYVDSPLATDTTTVFELHPEVFDHTEDLVNKAKNLFQFPQVHFTRSVEESKALNTAHGPMVIIAASGMVEAGRILHHLVQGAGDPKNTILFVGYQAEGTLGRRIEASPPTVRIYGDDIPLRAEVKIIDGYSAHADRAELTAWIDGVKATSPQLSEIFLVHGEADVQDVFKTALTAKGYMVECPEPRVKRTV
- a CDS encoding pitrilysin family protein; translated protein: MATAAAVVFAATGGAQSIPRIPFEKYTLPNGLEVILHQDHTTPMIAVDTWYHVGSGDEKPGHTGFAHLFEHLMFMGSQHVPTGQFDQLLEGAGANNNGSTTEDRTNYYETMPSNALPLALYLDSDRMGFLLPALDSAKVDLQRDVVKNERRQRVDNVPYGKSDETILAALYPKGHPYSWPVIGSMADLSAATLADVKNFFRTYYAPNNATLVIAGDFNIDSAKALVKHYFGDIPRGPQIPSRPSPAPVVIPRDTFLVLQDRVQLPRVYYTWPSVKNFAHDDAALNVLASVLAEGKNSRLYKRLVYDMQIAQDVNAYQNGEHLAGYFQIIVTPRKGIAPARIDSLVREELVKLQKDGITARELARVQNSTRSDFLRSLATDLGKAELLNQYNYFVGDPDYVQRDAARYDAVTRADVQRVARMYLGKPKVVLTVVPDGMTALMVKGGGGSR
- a CDS encoding pitrilysin family protein, translating into MRYRIPSTIAGAILVVLAATMPVMAQAPVDRSKPPELGPPPALHIPPVVVRELANGLKLMVVERHNLPVADFVLVIPSGATANPADRAGAADLVANMLTEGTTSRSALQIADQTAYLGISLFSSSGWDATTVRLSTPTAQLDSALALFADVALHPSFPPTEFARVKQERLTALLQLKDRGPAIANLVYPTLLYGKDNPYGRSVVGTDASVGAMTVTDLSTFYHHHFAPNGATLVAVGDVTPAEVEQKVSALFSGWARETVPTTDVGAGLPALATTIYLIDKPGAAQSSFRIGSVGVARSTADYFPIQVMNTALGGSFTSRLNQVLREDKGYTYGASSRFDMRKHGGLFVASAEIVSAKSDSALVDFMQQLKAIRDTIPATELSKTKRYLQLELPSAFETTGQIATRLGDVALYGLPLDYYNHVVDRIGAVTQGEAQQVAEKYIDPSHLTVLIVGDRKTIEGPIRALNIGPIVFRDTNGNPVQ
- a CDS encoding putative metal-dependent hydrolase is translated as MIQDMRYPIGRFKYDGDSSREAIDRSIADIARLPALLRASVDGLSTDQLNTPYREGGWTVREVVHHVPDSHMNAYVRCKLALTEQSPLVKPYDEAAWSRLGDVKAVPIDVSLVLLEALHTRWVALLESLSDADFERSYVHPEQQRQVPLREVVALYAWHGRHHTAHISSLRERNGWA
- a CDS encoding DUF3857 and transglutaminase domain-containing protein — its product is MAVVALLFATSSPGIAQGIKVPSVAPTPADDSLYRLVVDPATHEGETTHPIADLATVTVESDGRVLKTFRRVIQVLTDAGASQLREQQFGYVPGHQSFDVHWIRVVRPNGSVISAAPTQIQESDVPAPVSTSPIYSDQKVVRMSLSGIAVGTILDVEFTVEERKPVLKDDFAQTYVFTPGVSIGRARLVLDVPSSMKPLIREENLDFKHIMHTSGGRTRYMWSRDTTPKVRPEPFASDSNGVVMRVRIGGPLSWNDVSHWYADLARDRYKATATLSRTVDSLVAGAKTRDDSIRAVHRWVAQDIRYVGIELGIGGYQPRVPETVIATGYGDCKDKATLFVAALTHLGIRAYPVLLSINATARRDLPTPQQFNHEIAAVALSSGGYRFVDLTSSFNAYGELPRSIQGGFGLLVFPDGRNEEVTIPVDAPASDVQTTAITGTLSADGKFEGHYVETAVGSIAAAMRASFASPLDSTQRVNAARTVARKYFSNADGDSLLAFNGKDYAAPARVSVRIINADATTKAGTVELLNNPFASFAKMTTAADDIARLPTRRFPIDASKIVGRLTGISEFRVTLPEGWRARLPVNVTATSVFGSYTATYSQDGRDLLIDRRIVGGTGIYPPSRVDELVTWLRAIGRDDTKFIVLEKPAN
- a CDS encoding histidine phosphatase family protein; this translates as MTDASVWPSTLFIVRHGESAGNVARDEANAAREPVIRRSSSRDVDVPLSPLGERQATALGHWFGALPVNQRPTIVITSPYVRARQTTAIIKELGDFPYASDVTSLLVDERFREKEFGILDGLTRYGIAERFPEQAAFRTSLGKFYHRPPGGESWCDVILRLRSAFEMMSREYHGERILVVAHSVVVLCMRYIVESLTEEEILKIDRENEVANCSVTRFDVDMSQGPVGKLILDSFNFVAPLVAEGARVTSTPDVPPTSQIS